The following coding sequences are from one Solea solea chromosome 4, fSolSol10.1, whole genome shotgun sequence window:
- the LOC131458056 gene encoding oligophrenin-1-like, whose amino-acid sequence MGHPPLEFSDCYLDSPDFRETLKCHELELDRTSKFLKEVIKDGNSVITAIRGYSVAVQKFSQTLSMFQFDFIGDSLTDDEINIAESFHEFAGLLQEVEHDRMMLVQNASDLLIKPLEKFRKEQIGVMKEKKKKFEKESEKYYSQLDKHLNLSAKKKESQLQEADDLLDKERVNFCESSVEYVYQIHQVQDKKKFDIVEPVLAFLHSILTLNNLTVEMTQDFMPYKQELQLSLQNTRNHYESTREEMEELMRRMRHPSQICKMHNYLPMEGYLYCQEKWALGVTWVKYYCKYHKDGRLLVMVPCEQKPTTKQGPTQLTMKSCIRRKTESIDKRFCFDVEIIERNTPVTFQALSEEDRKMWMEAMDGKEPIYHSPIHKQAEMELNETGFKFVRKCINYIESKGVTQEGVYRTVGSNIQVQKLLNAFFDPTNPADVDLHSSDSDIKTIASALKFYLRSLSEPLMTYGLHRDLMCAAKSDSLDFRLSEIHSLTYKLPEKNREMLEMLIKHLVNVCSHSDENRMTPSNMAVVFGPTLMRAKEETVAAMLDIKFQNIVVEILIEDYQKIFSYMPEDSTAPPVPPPRITPRKRQPITISKRPARVFQALSHDQFQKTENGQNEGSVTANPVPLQRTKPVSFPPMVPKEPPPRLPMMPRPRHLDSDAGKIEDARQRPDSSSAANGESGVYVSRVPSFQSRKPSQKTTSAHREGDSEGLTRTRSAEKPAICRPPVRPPEPPSRLPPPQKPPSAASSEATPTSYVASKAKFFENASR is encoded by the exons ATGGGTCATCCTCCTCTGGAGTTCAGTGACTGCTATCTGGACAGTCCGGACTTCAGAGAGACTCTCAAATGCCATGAATTAGAGCTGGACAGAACCAGCAAGTTCCTCAAAGAGGTGATCAAAGATGGCAACAGTGTCATCACCGCAATCAGGG GTTATTCTGTTGCTGTGCAGAAGTTTTCTCAGACTCTCAGTATGTTCCAGTTTGACTTCATTGGTGACTCTCTGACTGATGATGAGATTAATATTG CCGAGTCCTTCCATGAGTTTGCTGGTCTcctacaggaagtggagcaCGACAGGATGATGCTG GTTCAAAATGCCTCAGATCTTCTCATCAAGCCTTTGGAGAAGTTCAGAAAAGAGCAAATCGGAGTAATGAAG gagaagaaaaagaagtttgagaaagagagtgaaaaatATTACTCCCAGTTAGACAAACACCTAAATCTCTCTGCcaagaaaaaagagagtcaGCTTCAAGAG GCTGATGATCTGTTAGACAAAGAGCGGGTGAACTTCTGCGAGTCCTCAGTGGAATACGTTTACCAGATCCATCAGGTGCAGGACAAGAAGAAATTTGACATAGTGGAGCCT GTGCTGGCGTTTCTTCACAGCATTTTAACACTCAACAACCTGACGGTGGAGATGACACAGGACTTCATGCCTTATAAGCAGGAGCTGCAGCTCAGCTTGCAGAAT ACACGAAACCACTATGAGAGCACTCgtgaggagatggaggagctgaTGAGGAGAATGAGACATCCGTCCCAGATCTGTAAAATGCACAACTACCTGCCAATGGAGGGTTATCTGTACTGTCAGGAGAAGT GGGCTTTGGGCGTCACATGGGTCAAATATTACTGCAAGTATCACAAGGACGGGAGACTGCTCGTCATGGTTCCCTGTGAACAGAAGCCTACAACTAAACAG GGCCCCACGCAGCTGACAATGAAGTCCTGCATCCGCCGGAAGACAGAGTCCATAGACAAGCGCTTTTGCTTTGACGTGGAAATTATCGAGAG AAACACGCCTGTTACTTTCCAGGCACTTTCAGAGGAGGACAGGAAGATGTGGATGGAGGCCATGGATGGAAAAGAGCCT aTCTATCATTCCCCAATTCACAAACAAGCTGAAA TGGAGCTGAATGAAACTGGATTCAAGTTTGTGCGAAAGTGCATCAACTACATTGAATCGAAAG GAGTGACACAAGAAGGAGTGTACAGAACAGTTGGCAGCAACATCCAAGTGCAGAAGCTTTTAAATGCTTTCTTTG ACCCCACAAACCCAGCAGACGTGGACCTCCACAGCAGCGACTCGGACATTAAAACCATTGCAAGTGCATTGAAGTTTTAtttgag gAGTCTGTCTGAACCTCTGATGACCTACGGTCTTCACAGGGACCTCATGTGTGCTGCAA AGTCAGATAGTCTGGACTTCAGACTTAGTGAAATTCATTCCCTCACCTACAAACTACCAGAGAAGAACCGGGAGATGCTGGAGATGCTCATCAAACACTTGGTCAA TGTGTGCAGCCACAGTGATGAAAACCGCATGACTCCCTCCAACATGGCTGTCGTCTTCGGACCCACACTGATGAGAGCGAAGGAGGAGactgtggcagccatgttggatATCAAGTTCCAAAACATTGTCGTTGAGATTCTCATCGAGGACTACCAAAAG ATCTTTAGTTATATGCCAGAGGACAGCACCGCCCCACCTGTCCCTCCTCCGCGGATCACCCCGAGAAAGCGGCAGCCCATCACAATCTCCAAGCGGCCAGCTCGTGTTTTTCAAGCGCTTAGTCACGACCAATTCCAGAAAACAGAGA ATGGCCAGAACGAAGGCTCAGTCACCGCGAACCCGGTTCCCTTGCAGCGGACAAAACCTGTAAGCTTTCCTCCAATGGTTCCAAAAGAACCCCCACCGAGACTACCAATGATGCCCCGACCCAGACATTTGGACTCTGACGCTGGGAAGATAGAAGATGCCAGACAAAGGCCAGATTCCTCTTCAGCTGCAAATGGAGAATCTGGAGTGTATGTGAGCCGAGTCCCATCATTCCAGAGCAGAAAACCATCTCAAAAGACCACATCCG